A stretch of the Marinobacter sp. JH2 genome encodes the following:
- the odhB gene encoding 2-oxoglutarate dehydrogenase complex dihydrolipoyllysine-residue succinyltransferase has product MTTEIKAPVFPESVAEGTVATWHKQPGEACSRDELIVDIETDKVVLEVVAPADGVIEEIVKAEGDTCESGEVIGKFKEGAAGESKPAESKADSSKDEEKSDASEEAPASGDAILSPAARKLADENDVDPASVKGTGKDGRVTKEDVQNHIDSKKSSGSSAPQPAAVPEVNVAPGERPEKRVPMTRLRASIAKRLVEAQQTAAMLTTFNEVNMAPIMELRKQYQESFVKRHDIKLGFMSFFAKAATEALKRFPAVNASIDGNDMVYHGYQDIGVAVSTERGLVVPVIRDVDALGLADIEKKIVEYGTKAKGGKLGIDDMTGGTFTITNGGTFGSLISTPILNPPQTAILGMHKIQERPMAVNGKVEIQPMMYLALSYDHRMIDGKDAVQFLVAIKEMLEDPARILLDV; this is encoded by the coding sequence ATGACAACAGAGATTAAAGCCCCAGTTTTCCCTGAGTCGGTCGCCGAAGGCACCGTCGCGACTTGGCACAAGCAGCCAGGCGAAGCCTGTTCACGTGACGAGCTGATTGTCGATATTGAAACCGACAAAGTTGTGCTTGAAGTGGTTGCACCGGCTGACGGCGTTATTGAAGAGATCGTAAAAGCCGAAGGCGATACCTGCGAAAGTGGCGAAGTGATCGGCAAGTTTAAAGAAGGCGCTGCAGGTGAATCCAAGCCGGCAGAAAGCAAGGCGGATAGCAGCAAGGACGAAGAAAAGTCCGATGCGAGTGAAGAGGCTCCTGCATCTGGTGACGCGATTCTGAGCCCGGCTGCTCGTAAGCTGGCTGATGAGAACGACGTTGATCCGGCTTCCGTAAAGGGTACCGGTAAAGACGGTCGGGTCACCAAAGAAGACGTTCAGAACCACATCGACAGTAAGAAGTCTTCGGGTTCTTCCGCGCCCCAGCCGGCAGCTGTACCGGAAGTGAATGTTGCGCCGGGTGAGCGCCCAGAGAAACGTGTTCCGATGACGCGTCTGCGTGCCAGCATCGCGAAGCGTCTGGTTGAAGCTCAGCAGACCGCAGCGATGTTGACCACGTTCAACGAAGTGAACATGGCACCGATCATGGAACTTCGTAAGCAGTATCAGGAAAGCTTTGTTAAGCGTCATGACATTAAGCTTGGTTTCATGTCGTTCTTTGCTAAAGCTGCGACCGAAGCTCTGAAGCGCTTCCCGGCGGTTAACGCGTCCATCGACGGCAACGACATGGTTTACCACGGATACCAGGATATTGGTGTTGCGGTCTCTACCGAACGTGGTCTGGTTGTGCCTGTTATCCGTGACGTTGACGCACTGGGCTTAGCGGATATCGAGAAGAAGATCGTTGAATACGGCACCAAAGCTAAAGGTGGAAAGCTGGGCATTGACGATATGACCGGCGGTACCTTTACCATCACTAACGGTGGTACTTTCGGATCGTTGATTTCTACGCCGATCCTGAATCCGCCACAGACAGCTATTCTGGGTATGCACAAGATCCAAGAGCGCCCAATGGCAGTGAACGGTAAGGTTGAGATCCAGCCCATGATGTACCTGGCGCTGTCATACGATCACCGTATGATTGACGGCAAAGACGCCGTTCAGTTCCTAGTAGCCATCAAGGAAATGCTTGAAGACCCGGCGCGTATCCTGCTGGACGTGTAA
- the lpdA gene encoding dihydrolipoyl dehydrogenase, which produces MSDKYDVIVIGSGPGGYVAAIKAAQLGLKTACVESWTAEDGKSQVLGGTCLNVGCIPSKALLEVTHKFEEASHDYESMGILAKSVDIDVAKMMERKAGIVKQLTGGIAGLFKANGVTSIHGHGKLLNGRKVEVTDKDGKTKTYEAENVILASGSKPVEIPPAPFDGDYIVDSEGALEFTEVPKRLGVIGAGVIGLELGSVWARLGSEVTILEAQDNFLPVVDQQIAKDALKQFKKQGLDIITGARMTSAEVKRKLVNVSYEDSKGKQEAKFDKLIVAVGRRPYTDGLLAEDSGVNLDERGFIFVDDKCKTEAPGVWAVGDIVRGPMLAHKASEEGVMVAERIAGHKPQVNYDCIPNVIYTTPEVAWVGKTEEQLKAEGEDYNVGSFPFAANGRAMAANATGGMVKIIADAKTDRILGFHVVGPQASEIVAQGVIAMEFGSTAEDLALTCFAHPTLSESVHEAALAVAGGAIHVANRRKKK; this is translated from the coding sequence ATGTCCGATAAGTACGATGTCATTGTTATTGGTTCTGGCCCCGGCGGCTACGTGGCAGCTATCAAGGCTGCCCAGTTGGGCTTAAAAACTGCATGTGTTGAATCCTGGACTGCCGAAGACGGAAAAAGCCAGGTATTGGGTGGAACCTGCCTGAACGTAGGCTGTATTCCTTCTAAAGCGCTGCTGGAAGTAACTCACAAGTTTGAGGAAGCCAGCCACGACTACGAGTCCATGGGTATTTTGGCCAAGAGCGTTGATATCGACGTGGCTAAAATGATGGAACGTAAGGCGGGTATCGTTAAGCAGCTGACCGGCGGCATCGCTGGTCTGTTCAAGGCCAACGGCGTAACGTCGATTCACGGTCACGGAAAATTGCTTAACGGCCGTAAGGTCGAAGTGACTGATAAAGACGGCAAAACCAAGACCTACGAAGCTGAAAACGTGATTTTGGCAAGTGGTTCTAAGCCGGTTGAGATTCCGCCTGCGCCTTTTGACGGTGACTACATCGTAGATTCTGAAGGTGCGCTGGAGTTCACTGAAGTACCTAAGCGCTTGGGTGTGATCGGCGCCGGCGTAATCGGTTTGGAGCTGGGCAGTGTTTGGGCTCGTTTGGGTTCAGAGGTCACCATTCTGGAAGCGCAAGATAACTTCCTGCCAGTGGTTGATCAGCAGATTGCCAAGGACGCGCTGAAGCAGTTCAAGAAGCAAGGCCTGGACATCATCACTGGTGCACGTATGACCAGTGCTGAAGTGAAGCGCAAGCTGGTGAACGTTAGCTACGAAGACTCCAAGGGCAAACAGGAAGCGAAGTTCGACAAACTGATCGTGGCTGTTGGTCGCCGTCCCTATACTGATGGCTTGTTGGCTGAAGATTCCGGTGTAAATCTTGACGAGCGCGGCTTCATTTTCGTTGACGACAAGTGCAAGACCGAAGCGCCGGGTGTTTGGGCGGTAGGGGATATCGTTCGTGGTCCGATGCTGGCGCACAAGGCCTCTGAAGAAGGTGTGATGGTTGCCGAGCGTATCGCCGGCCACAAGCCGCAAGTGAATTACGATTGCATTCCAAACGTAATTTACACGACTCCAGAAGTTGCTTGGGTTGGTAAAACGGAAGAGCAGCTGAAAGCGGAAGGTGAAGACTACAATGTCGGTTCTTTCCCGTTTGCAGCTAACGGTCGGGCGATGGCAGCCAACGCCACCGGCGGTATGGTCAAGATCATCGCAGATGCGAAGACCGATCGTATTCTTGGTTTCCACGTTGTTGGACCTCAGGCGTCAGAAATCGTGGCTCAGGGCGTGATCGCCATGGAGTTCGGTTCTACCGCTGAAGACTTGGCTTTGACGTGCTTCGCGCACCCGACTCTGTCCGAGTCTGTGCATGAAGCGGCTCTGGCCGTTGCGGGTGGGGCGATTCACGTCGCCAACCGTCGCAAAAAGAAGTAA
- the sucC gene encoding ADP-forming succinate--CoA ligase subunit beta — protein sequence MNLHEYQGKQLFAEYGLPVSQGIACDTPEEAVAAAEKIGGNSWVVKAQVHAGGRGKAGGVKLVKSTDDIRAFAEQWLGKNLVTFQTDENGQPVSKILVESLTDIDQELYLGAVVDRGTRRIVFMASTEGGVEIETVAEETPEKILRAEIDPLVGPQPYQGRDLAFQLGLEGKQIGQFTKIFMGLAKLFEDYDLALMEINPLVITPAGDLHCLDAKIGADGNALYRQKKLQEMRDPSQEDAREAEAAAWELNYVALEGNIGCMVNGAGLAMGTMDIIKLSGGKPANFLDVGGGATKERVSEAFKIILSDDAVQAVLVNIFGGIVRCDMIAEGIIGAVKEVGVKVPVVVRLEGNNAELGSKVLAESGLNIIAASSLADAAEQVVKAAGGK from the coding sequence ATGAATTTGCATGAATATCAGGGCAAACAGCTATTCGCTGAATATGGCCTGCCTGTCTCACAAGGCATCGCCTGTGATACCCCGGAAGAAGCAGTGGCAGCGGCCGAAAAAATTGGCGGCAATAGCTGGGTTGTTAAGGCACAGGTTCACGCTGGTGGCCGTGGTAAGGCTGGCGGTGTAAAGCTGGTTAAGAGTACTGACGACATCCGTGCATTTGCCGAGCAGTGGTTGGGCAAGAATCTGGTGACTTTCCAGACCGACGAAAACGGTCAGCCAGTTAGCAAGATTCTCGTCGAGTCATTGACTGACATCGATCAGGAGCTGTACCTGGGTGCCGTTGTAGACCGTGGTACTCGCCGTATTGTATTCATGGCCTCCACTGAAGGTGGCGTTGAGATCGAAACGGTAGCCGAAGAAACACCGGAAAAGATCTTGCGTGCAGAAATCGATCCGCTGGTAGGCCCGCAGCCATACCAGGGACGTGATCTGGCGTTCCAGCTGGGCCTGGAAGGCAAGCAAATCGGTCAGTTCACCAAGATCTTCATGGGTCTGGCGAAATTGTTCGAAGATTACGATCTGGCTCTGATGGAAATCAACCCGCTGGTTATCACTCCGGCTGGTGATCTGCACTGCCTGGACGCCAAAATTGGCGCTGATGGCAACGCTCTATACCGTCAGAAGAAACTGCAGGAAATGCGTGATCCTTCTCAGGAAGATGCCCGTGAAGCGGAAGCAGCTGCCTGGGAACTGAACTACGTTGCGCTTGAAGGCAACATCGGTTGCATGGTTAACGGCGCAGGCCTTGCCATGGGTACCATGGACATCATCAAGCTATCTGGCGGCAAGCCAGCTAACTTCCTGGACGTTGGCGGCGGTGCGACCAAAGAGCGCGTATCCGAAGCGTTCAAGATCATCCTATCTGATGATGCAGTACAGGCCGTTCTGGTTAACATCTTCGGCGGTATCGTTCGTTGCGACATGATTGCTGAAGGCATCATCGGCGCAGTGAAAGAAGTAGGCGTTAAAGTTCCCGTGGTTGTTCGCCTTGAAGGTAACAACGCAGAGCTGGGTTCCAAAGTTCTGGCTGAAAGTG